Proteins encoded within one genomic window of Pseudorasbora parva isolate DD20220531a chromosome 3, ASM2467924v1, whole genome shotgun sequence:
- the slc31a1 gene encoding high affinity copper uptake protein 1 yields MSHPHMHHHEDPTMAPEITHSHEGHMTPESGHGQHMMMMQMTFYFGYKNVELLFAGLVINTPGEMVGACIGVFLLAMFYEGLKIGREVLLRRNQVNVRYNSMPVPGADGTVLMETHKTVGQRMMSLAHFLQTLLHIIQVVVSYFLMLVFMTYNGYLCIAVAMGAGLGYFLFSWKKAVVVDITEHCH; encoded by the exons ATGTCACATCCACACATGCATCACCATGAGGACCCAACCATGGCACCTGAAATCACACACTCTCATGAGGGCCATATGACTCCTGAATCCGGTCATGGGCAAcacatgatgatgatg caaatgaCCTTCTACTTTGGCTACAAAAATGTAGAGCTGCTATTTGCTGGGCTGGTCATCAACACCCCAGGAG AGATGGTAGGCGCTTGCATCGGCGTCTTCTTGCTGGCTATGTTCTACGAGGGTCTGAAGATCGGCCGTGAGGTCTTGTTGAGAAGGAATCAGGTGAACGTGCGTTACAACTCCATGCCTGTCCCAGGAGCTGATGGCACCGTTCTCATGGAGACACACAAAACAGTCGG CCAGAGAATGATGAGTCTCGCACACTTCCTCCAAACGTTGCttcacatcatccaagtggTTGTCAGTTACTTCCTCATGCTGGTGTTCATGACGTACAACGGTTACCTGTGCATAGCAGTGGCGATGGGCGCCGGCCTCGGCTACTTCCTG